A region of Micromonospora chokoriensis DNA encodes the following proteins:
- a CDS encoding aminoglycoside phosphotransferase family protein encodes MTAAMREIAAILDVSPEGGRLLQLTNNAVYALPRAGIVIRIARTHQLRDRVTKVVQLGRWFAEVDAPTIRLAPEVEQPVNFGGLAASVWQFVPPHPPAMNVEDLATALRAFHAIGVPTFPLPAWDPIGDARRRLTDADGLSKPDRNFLIGWCDRLELEVTALNGRRPQTLIHGDAHIGNLLREPLGRALMCDFDATCVGPWQVDLAAAAVGEARFGPPTGGRSLAATYGYDVTSDSSWPVLREARELKMIAAAAPFLVTSQAVAEEFANRLRSVREGDQEAHWKPFAALSVPQRQYRTHPWTTH; translated from the coding sequence ATGACGGCAGCGATGCGGGAAATCGCTGCCATCCTGGACGTCTCCCCGGAGGGCGGCCGGCTGCTCCAGCTGACAAACAACGCGGTCTACGCATTGCCCCGGGCTGGAATCGTCATCCGGATCGCACGGACTCATCAGCTCCGGGACCGGGTGACCAAGGTCGTTCAGCTTGGGCGCTGGTTCGCCGAAGTCGACGCACCAACGATTCGACTAGCACCCGAAGTCGAACAACCAGTCAACTTCGGCGGTCTGGCTGCATCAGTCTGGCAATTCGTCCCACCTCATCCACCCGCCATGAATGTCGAGGACCTCGCCACAGCGCTCCGAGCGTTCCATGCCATCGGCGTGCCCACCTTTCCGTTGCCTGCGTGGGACCCTATTGGGGATGCTCGGCGACGGTTGACTGACGCCGACGGGCTCAGCAAGCCGGACAGGAACTTCTTGATCGGCTGGTGCGACCGCCTGGAACTAGAGGTAACAGCCCTCAACGGCCGTCGACCGCAGACGCTCATCCATGGAGACGCTCACATCGGAAATCTTCTTCGAGAACCGTTAGGCCGAGCATTAATGTGCGACTTCGACGCCACATGCGTCGGGCCGTGGCAGGTTGATCTAGCAGCCGCTGCGGTCGGTGAGGCGAGGTTCGGGCCGCCAACGGGAGGCCGATCCTTGGCCGCCACTTACGGCTACGATGTCACCTCCGACTCGTCATGGCCTGTCCTGCGAGAGGCTCGCGAGTTAAAAATGATCGCAGCCGCCGCGCCCTTTTTAGTTACATCGCAAGCCGTTGCAGAGGAGTTCGCAAACCGCCTTCGTTCGGTGCGTGAGGGTGATCAAGAAGCCCACTGGAAACCCTTTGCTGCTCTCAGCGTTCCTCAAAGGCAATACCGAACGCATCCTTGGACGACCCACTAA
- a CDS encoding ATP-binding protein, giving the protein MDARRGDAIIGRDHPVGLLRAEMDRATTSHGGLVLVTGEPGIGKTTLVTAAAREARQRGALVLGAACWDSDSAPGYWPWVQVLRGLRRSADDWAVARPTAEPALAALLGETDTTGEQAGRIASWAGVDTGGDAADREAFALFDAVTAALVAVSEHRPVLVVLDDLHWADPASLRLLSFAAQHTWFERLLLIGTYRDAEVESGEHPLRPLLMPLVAKATSITLTGLSRDEVAALMARTAGRQPDAGLVDEVHRRTGGNPFFIEQTARLWHADDAAGTIAPGVREAVRRRLAQLPPAVVEALTVAAVLGRELHRQVLAACVAAPVAQVDRLLDRAVTARLMVARGGGRFAFAHDLVRETLYDGLSDDDRQARHAAVVRAVDHLRELSDQLVPADLARHAYLAGPALDRAQAATLLVAAGRDAFIRLAADEAAVHFRRALEVVEDPVQRVRILVEFGEAQYHHAGREEATRLLTEAGALARTLDDPVLLARVALIVNRARQVETVNSVEAAELVREAYRRLIGEPAVDASVGTLVADLITATETIARRGQDDEALTFSLWARHDTTWGLGTAMARVALTAEIRDVARRTGDRETELWATALRWVALLELGDPHFNEEFTTFVGADRPGDDRSRHQMAAAVDSGIIAAFRGDFAEADARYADVIDVTDPSHAEFGFMGHHLRWSRLLLQGRFAEADTLLDGLAPIDYPYQELLRAITAAERGDGETATRLTAGIEAADIRYPRPVSPLWLRLRAQVAAASADPRRCDAARAALAPHRGEWMVGLFGCDISGPVDHWLALVDCAQERWDDAIAGFTAAIASAERLGSRPWSLIARAGLVNALTGRGHPGDAAAAAALHATTASEATALGMTQVLHQLPGNAGTVGVGQALGAGQAVGAGQAGASVQVAPAIEGYEFRRDGPVWQLAYAGVVVHLPDAKGLHDLHLLLSRPGSDVPAVELLDPAAGPELVAARQLGADAVLDDEAKARYRRHLARLDEEIDRAAARDDGRKVAALDAERGALLDELRAAAGLAGRSRRLGDEAERARKTVTARIRDTLRKLDGRHPALAGHLRDSVSTGSTCRYLPPEPLRWRL; this is encoded by the coding sequence ATGGACGCGCGGCGCGGCGACGCGATCATCGGGCGGGACCACCCCGTGGGTCTGCTGCGCGCCGAGATGGACAGGGCGACGACCAGCCACGGCGGCCTTGTCCTGGTCACCGGTGAGCCGGGGATCGGCAAGACGACACTCGTCACGGCGGCGGCGCGAGAGGCTCGGCAGCGCGGCGCGCTGGTGCTCGGCGCGGCCTGCTGGGATTCCGACAGCGCCCCCGGCTACTGGCCGTGGGTGCAGGTGCTGCGCGGCCTGCGGCGCTCCGCCGACGACTGGGCGGTGGCCCGCCCCACCGCCGAGCCGGCCCTCGCGGCCCTGCTCGGCGAGACCGACACCACCGGCGAGCAGGCCGGCCGCATCGCCAGTTGGGCCGGCGTCGACACCGGCGGAGACGCCGCCGACCGTGAGGCGTTCGCGTTGTTCGACGCGGTGACCGCCGCGCTGGTCGCCGTCTCCGAGCACCGACCGGTCCTGGTGGTCCTCGACGACCTGCACTGGGCCGACCCGGCATCCCTACGGCTGCTGAGCTTCGCCGCCCAGCACACCTGGTTCGAACGGTTACTGCTGATCGGCACCTACCGTGACGCCGAGGTCGAGTCGGGCGAGCACCCGCTGCGCCCCCTGCTGATGCCCCTCGTCGCGAAGGCCACCAGCATCACCCTCACCGGCCTCTCCCGCGACGAGGTCGCCGCGTTGATGGCACGGACCGCCGGGCGGCAACCCGACGCCGGTCTCGTCGACGAGGTGCATCGCCGCACCGGCGGCAACCCGTTCTTCATCGAGCAGACCGCGCGGCTGTGGCACGCCGACGACGCGGCCGGCACCATCGCCCCCGGCGTCCGGGAGGCGGTGCGACGCCGCCTGGCCCAACTGCCTCCGGCCGTGGTCGAGGCGCTCACCGTCGCCGCCGTGCTCGGGCGTGAACTGCACCGTCAGGTCCTGGCGGCCTGCGTGGCGGCCCCGGTGGCACAGGTCGACCGGTTGCTCGACCGGGCGGTGACGGCGCGGCTGATGGTCGCCCGGGGCGGTGGCCGGTTCGCCTTCGCCCACGACCTGGTCCGCGAAACCCTCTACGACGGGTTGTCCGACGACGACCGGCAGGCCCGGCACGCGGCGGTCGTCCGGGCGGTCGACCACCTGCGGGAGCTCAGCGACCAGTTGGTCCCCGCCGACCTGGCCCGCCACGCCTACCTGGCCGGCCCCGCGCTCGACCGGGCCCAGGCGGCCACCCTGCTGGTCGCCGCCGGGCGGGACGCGTTCATCCGGCTGGCCGCCGACGAGGCGGCGGTGCACTTCCGTCGGGCGCTGGAGGTGGTCGAGGACCCCGTGCAGCGAGTGCGGATCCTCGTCGAGTTCGGCGAGGCGCAATACCATCACGCCGGCCGGGAGGAGGCCACCCGCCTGCTCACCGAGGCGGGTGCGCTGGCCCGCACACTCGACGATCCGGTCCTGTTGGCGCGGGTCGCCCTCATCGTGAACCGCGCCCGGCAGGTGGAGACCGTCAACTCGGTCGAGGCCGCCGAGTTGGTCCGCGAGGCGTACCGGCGGCTGATCGGCGAGCCGGCCGTCGACGCGTCGGTCGGCACGCTGGTCGCCGACCTGATCACCGCCACCGAGACGATCGCCCGACGAGGGCAGGACGACGAGGCGCTCACCTTCAGCCTCTGGGCCCGCCACGACACCACCTGGGGCCTGGGCACCGCGATGGCCCGCGTCGCACTGACCGCCGAGATCCGGGACGTGGCCCGCCGCACGGGAGACCGGGAAACCGAGCTGTGGGCCACCGCGCTGCGCTGGGTGGCGCTGCTCGAGTTGGGCGACCCGCACTTCAACGAGGAGTTCACGACCTTCGTCGGCGCGGACCGGCCGGGCGACGACCGCAGCCGACACCAGATGGCAGCAGCCGTCGACAGCGGGATCATCGCCGCCTTCCGGGGCGACTTCGCCGAGGCCGACGCGCGGTACGCCGACGTCATAGACGTCACCGATCCGAGCCATGCCGAGTTCGGCTTCATGGGCCACCACCTGCGCTGGTCCCGACTGCTGCTTCAGGGCCGGTTCGCGGAAGCCGACACCCTGCTGGACGGGCTGGCCCCGATCGACTACCCCTACCAGGAGTTGCTGCGGGCGATCACCGCCGCCGAGCGGGGCGACGGCGAGACGGCGACCCGGTTGACCGCCGGCATCGAAGCCGCCGACATCCGTTACCCGCGTCCGGTGTCGCCGCTCTGGCTGCGGTTACGCGCGCAGGTAGCAGCCGCGTCCGCCGACCCGCGGCGCTGCGACGCGGCCCGAGCCGCGCTCGCCCCGCACCGTGGCGAATGGATGGTCGGGCTCTTCGGTTGTGACATCAGCGGCCCCGTCGACCACTGGTTGGCGCTGGTCGACTGCGCGCAGGAACGGTGGGACGACGCCATCGCCGGCTTCACTGCCGCCATTGCCTCCGCCGAGCGGCTGGGCTCCCGGCCCTGGTCGCTCATCGCCCGCGCCGGGCTGGTGAACGCTCTGACCGGCCGAGGCCACCCGGGCGACGCCGCGGCGGCCGCCGCGCTGCACGCGACCACCGCGTCGGAGGCAACCGCCCTCGGTATGACGCAGGTGCTCCACCAACTCCCCGGCAACGCGGGGACCGTCGGCGTGGGCCAGGCTCTCGGTGCAGGCCAGGCTGTCGGTGCAGGCCAGGCCGGTGCGTCGGTCCAGGTCGCACCGGCCATCGAGGGGTACGAGTTTCGGCGCGACGGGCCGGTCTGGCAACTCGCGTACGCGGGTGTCGTGGTGCACCTGCCCGACGCCAAGGGCCTACACGACCTGCATCTGCTGCTCAGTCGACCGGGCAGCGACGTACCCGCCGTGGAGTTGCTCGACCCGGCCGCCGGGCCGGAGTTGGTGGCGGCCCGGCAGTTGGGTGCCGACGCGGTCCTCGACGACGAGGCGAAGGCCCGCTACCG
- a CDS encoding TetR/AcrR family transcriptional regulator: MSSPPIWLRAEPSRPRRKQPLTLDRIVDTAVTVLDEQSIEGLTMRSLAQHLDVTATALYWHVRTKDDVLDLAVDRIFGHVPMPDVSDNWLEDIRVLVRGWRAAMLGHPWAPRLIGRPMLGPNVLARTEFLQSALVRGGCSGLQLALATRMLANYVIGAALTEATWHQTADPDARAAARAHVAANADAYPTLHATGHLDPAQWDDDLLFEEGLNGILRTATAG; the protein is encoded by the coding sequence ATGAGCTCACCGCCCATCTGGCTGCGCGCGGAGCCCTCGCGACCACGACGCAAACAGCCGCTCACCCTCGACCGCATCGTGGACACAGCAGTGACAGTGCTGGACGAGCAGAGCATCGAAGGTCTGACGATGCGCAGCCTCGCCCAACACCTCGACGTGACAGCGACGGCGTTGTACTGGCACGTGCGGACGAAGGACGACGTCCTGGACCTGGCCGTCGACCGGATCTTCGGCCACGTACCGATGCCGGACGTGAGCGACAACTGGCTGGAGGACATCCGCGTCCTCGTCCGAGGCTGGCGCGCCGCGATGCTGGGCCACCCCTGGGCACCGAGGCTGATCGGACGCCCGATGCTCGGACCCAACGTCCTGGCCCGTACCGAATTCCTGCAATCGGCGCTGGTGCGCGGCGGCTGCTCCGGGCTCCAACTGGCGCTGGCCACGCGAATGCTGGCCAACTACGTCATCGGCGCCGCGCTCACCGAAGCCACGTGGCACCAGACCGCGGACCCCGACGCGAGAGCCGCAGCCCGCGCCCACGTCGCCGCGAACGCCGACGCCTACCCGACTCTCCACGCCACGGGTCACCTCGACCCCGCCCAATGGGACGACGACCTGCTGTTCGAGGAGGGCCTCAACGGCATTCTCCGAACCGCGACGGCGGGATGA
- a CDS encoding 8-oxoguanine DNA glycosylase OGG fold protein, with protein sequence MDAIRGELTMRGAAVGEQCPVIVNVDRWRAGLPPDAWPDMLPVSGEMWRRDVFAVAEAHRAGDASPRQLLTAVLAWAYGPIGYGPWRAARSLDADPDGKRLAYALEEMSAPDEAQLRSAYRRFLDPDQARLPWLGPGLFTKVLYFAGYRRGVGGVQPLILDRVVAGGLPAEAGVARRGGWSSEEWLAYLRWAAERAQVREVEPDAVEMALPRGA encoded by the coding sequence ATGGACGCGATACGAGGGGAGCTGACCATGCGCGGAGCGGCGGTGGGTGAGCAGTGTCCGGTGATTGTCAACGTCGACCGGTGGCGGGCGGGGCTGCCGCCGGACGCGTGGCCCGACATGCTCCCGGTGAGCGGCGAGATGTGGCGGCGGGACGTCTTCGCTGTCGCCGAGGCCCACCGGGCTGGCGATGCGAGTCCACGGCAGCTGCTGACCGCCGTCCTGGCCTGGGCTTACGGGCCCATCGGGTACGGCCCGTGGCGTGCGGCCAGGTCGCTCGACGCCGATCCGGACGGCAAGCGCCTGGCGTACGCGCTGGAGGAGATGTCGGCACCCGACGAGGCCCAGCTGCGGTCGGCGTACCGCCGCTTCCTCGACCCCGACCAGGCGCGGCTGCCGTGGTTGGGGCCGGGCCTGTTCACGAAGGTGCTCTACTTCGCCGGTTACCGGCGCGGTGTGGGTGGCGTGCAGCCGTTGATCCTGGACCGCGTGGTGGCCGGCGGGCTGCCCGCCGAGGCTGGGGTCGCCCGCCGGGGCGGGTGGTCGTCCGAGGAGTGGCTGGCCTACCTGCGGTGGGCGGCGGAGCGGGCCCAGGTCAGAGAGGTCGAGCCGGATGCGGTGGAGATGGCGCTACCGCGCGGCGCGTAG
- a CDS encoding helix-turn-helix domain-containing protein, whose product MKDNMYSVEQVADRLGLHVRTVRGYIRSGRLRAVRIGKQYRIAAGDLDALTGQAPAAPRVSGHAEVSSIVQVDGVDSAAADRLGTLVLAGANTGHDQAHPLRVQTVHDEERRRLKIIILGGPAATAELLNLLDAVLNADNGLLDADNGLLDRQTLDA is encoded by the coding sequence ATGAAGGACAACATGTATTCGGTCGAGCAGGTCGCCGACCGGCTGGGGCTGCACGTGCGCACCGTGCGGGGTTACATCCGCTCCGGCCGGCTGCGGGCGGTGCGGATCGGCAAGCAGTACCGGATCGCCGCCGGGGATCTCGACGCGCTCACCGGTCAGGCTCCGGCCGCCCCCCGCGTGAGCGGGCACGCGGAGGTGTCGAGCATCGTGCAGGTCGACGGCGTCGACTCGGCCGCCGCCGACCGGCTCGGCACGCTCGTGCTCGCCGGCGCCAACACCGGCCACGACCAGGCCCACCCGCTGCGGGTGCAGACCGTGCACGACGAGGAACGTCGCCGCCTGAAGATCATCATCCTGGGCGGCCCGGCCGCCACCGCCGAACTGCTCAACCTGCTCGACGCCGTCCTCAACGCCGACAACGGCCTGCTCGACGCCGACAACGGCCTGCTCGACCGGCAGACCCTGGATGCCTGA
- a CDS encoding glycine-rich domain-containing protein — protein MLLAISPPRTGKALVSDELFARLSARIAHDHPELDADLPPRILDQALAFLAACAVTAAPIGPSALVDIGWHTFILHTHDYAEFCHRVAGRFIHHEPEPTPDDDIPQPIGAPISRTVNAIRGAGFVVDASLWAGEGAAECTQCHAGCTDSPTG, from the coding sequence ATGCTGCTGGCCATATCCCCACCACGTACGGGCAAAGCACTCGTCTCCGACGAACTCTTCGCCCGGCTGTCCGCCCGCATCGCCCACGATCACCCCGAGCTGGATGCCGACCTGCCGCCCCGGATCCTGGACCAGGCGCTCGCCTTCCTCGCCGCTTGTGCCGTCACGGCCGCGCCGATCGGTCCAAGCGCCCTGGTCGACATTGGCTGGCACACGTTCATCCTGCACACCCACGACTACGCCGAGTTCTGCCACCGCGTCGCTGGCCGCTTCATCCACCACGAGCCTGAGCCCACACCCGACGACGACATCCCGCAGCCAATCGGCGCTCCGATCTCGCGGACGGTCAATGCGATCCGAGGGGCCGGTTTCGTTGTCGACGCCTCGCTCTGGGCGGGTGAGGGCGCGGCCGAGTGCACCCAGTGCCATGCCGGGTGCACCGACAGCCCGACCGGATAG
- a CDS encoding FAD-binding oxidoreductase yields MPTLTAAWASVDYLAAGDFWCTLEDRRPGLLPRRDALLFFTALGRLAVGGDDPANQAALLTVLGRAYRHFDLLPHATTIGDALLATVARHAHPLWTPQLTVVANPAVRRATDAVRRAAGRAGDGRAWWHVQVIGHDRPSPDIAILTVRPWRRLPFQPGQAVPVCTPRRPGHWRWLSPANAPRADGTVELHVRAVPGGTVSHELVHRVRPGELLWLGPPGDAGLRLDPARADDLLLVAGGTGLAPLRALVEQVTAAPDGRRVTLVVGARTFTDLYDAIALDKLQCAHDWLTIVPAFSADPCAEPAERGDALTIALRHYEPGQEIYLCGPPTMLAAGRSRLLALGIPAARIHVAGSFAR; encoded by the coding sequence ATGCCCACCCTGACCGCCGCCTGGGCTTCGGTCGACTACCTGGCTGCCGGCGACTTCTGGTGCACACTCGAAGACCGCCGGCCGGGCCTGCTTCCGCGCCGGGACGCGCTGTTGTTCTTCACCGCGCTGGGCCGCCTCGCGGTCGGCGGTGACGACCCGGCCAATCAGGCGGCGCTGCTCACGGTGCTCGGCCGCGCGTACCGTCACTTCGACCTGCTCCCGCACGCCACCACCATCGGCGACGCGCTGCTCGCGACAGTCGCCCGCCACGCGCACCCACTGTGGACGCCACAGCTCACCGTCGTCGCCAACCCTGCGGTGCGCCGCGCCACCGACGCCGTGCGCCGCGCCGCCGGCCGGGCCGGCGACGGCCGGGCCTGGTGGCACGTCCAGGTGATCGGCCACGACCGGCCGTCGCCCGACATCGCCATCCTGACGGTACGTCCCTGGCGGCGACTGCCCTTCCAGCCAGGTCAGGCCGTGCCGGTCTGCACACCCCGCCGGCCCGGGCACTGGCGCTGGCTCTCACCGGCCAACGCCCCACGCGCGGACGGCACCGTCGAGTTGCACGTCCGCGCCGTGCCCGGCGGCACCGTCTCCCATGAGCTGGTCCATCGGGTACGCCCCGGCGAGCTGCTCTGGCTCGGCCCACCCGGCGATGCTGGTCTGCGCCTCGACCCGGCGCGTGCCGACGATCTGCTGCTCGTCGCCGGCGGCACCGGCCTGGCCCCACTGCGCGCCCTGGTCGAACAGGTCACCGCTGCCCCGGACGGTCGACGGGTGACGCTGGTCGTCGGCGCGCGCACCTTCACCGACCTGTACGACGCGATCGCCCTCGACAAGCTGCAATGCGCCCACGACTGGCTGACCATCGTGCCGGCCTTCTCCGCCGACCCCTGCGCGGAGCCGGCCGAACGGGGCGACGCCCTGACCATCGCCCTCCGCCATTACGAGCCGGGCCAGGAGATCTACCTGTGCGGCCCGCCCACGATGCTGGCCGCCGGGCGGTCACGGTTGCTCGCGCTCGGCATCCCCGCCGCCCGCATCCACGTGGCCGGGAGCTTCGCTCGGTGA
- a CDS encoding flavoprotein, translated as MTERPVLYLVVCAAGPAEHIHELVDLLIADGWQVCMIVSPTAAPWLDRQALQDKTGYLVRVEWRMPGDPEPHPPADVVVAAPVTFNTVTKWALGINDTLALGVLNESLGAGLPIIAFPHTKDELAAHPAYAGHLAVLRAAGVVVADGKPLSPMNGPERWDVVIEALRSTRSS; from the coding sequence ATGACGGAACGTCCGGTGCTGTATCTGGTCGTCTGCGCCGCGGGTCCGGCGGAACACATCCACGAGCTGGTCGACCTGCTGATCGCCGACGGGTGGCAGGTGTGCATGATCGTCAGCCCGACCGCCGCGCCGTGGCTCGACCGGCAGGCGTTGCAGGACAAAACCGGTTATCTGGTACGCGTCGAGTGGCGCATGCCCGGCGACCCCGAGCCCCACCCGCCGGCCGATGTGGTGGTGGCCGCGCCCGTCACGTTCAACACGGTGACGAAGTGGGCGCTGGGCATCAACGACACGCTGGCGCTCGGCGTCCTCAACGAGTCACTGGGGGCGGGATTGCCGATCATCGCGTTCCCGCACACCAAGGACGAGTTGGCGGCGCATCCGGCTTATGCGGGTCACCTGGCGGTGCTGCGCGCTGCCGGAGTGGTCGTGGCGGACGGGAAGCCGCTGAGCCCGATGAACGGGCCGGAGCGATGGGACGTGGTCATCGAGGCGCTGCGCTCGACTCGATCGTCTTAA
- a CDS encoding DUF4180 domain-containing protein: protein MPDEIQERAGVPVLVCDPAGPPVVTEQDALDLVGAAFLGAQVVAVPASRLDPRFFSLGTRFAGDVMQKFVNYRVRLAVVGDISAHLAESSALRALVHEANQGGQIWFVPDLDALDTRLRAAR, encoded by the coding sequence ATGCCTGACGAGATCCAGGAACGCGCGGGAGTGCCGGTGCTGGTCTGCGACCCGGCCGGCCCGCCGGTGGTCACCGAGCAGGACGCGCTGGACCTGGTCGGCGCGGCGTTCCTCGGCGCCCAGGTGGTGGCCGTGCCCGCCAGCCGGCTCGATCCACGCTTCTTCTCGCTCGGCACCCGCTTCGCCGGCGACGTCATGCAGAAGTTCGTCAACTACCGGGTGCGGCTGGCAGTCGTCGGTGACATCTCGGCGCACCTCGCGGAGAGTTCGGCGCTACGCGCCCTGGTGCACGAGGCCAATCAGGGCGGGCAGATCTGGTTCGTCCCCGACCTCGACGCGCTCGACACCCGGCTACGCGCCGCGCGGTAG
- a CDS encoding helix-turn-helix domain-containing protein, whose protein sequence is MTETGDWTTVGEQVRQTRLGAGLSQAELGAQLGLDRTMIAKIESGVRRVDALELIRLATALDVPIDHLLHRRPAVISHRAEVIAEDTDTDAARRSQRLEIALASWLRDVRQLLDIGTLTLVPPVRYQGAVTSDDDARTAARWLRNGRGIGTEPIDTLMEFCERSGQYVLISDLQGEGASMVDGDLAVSVVSVEGDPGRRRATAAHELGHMVLGDEYSSDLAVHVSRADRESLINAFAAELLLPVAAFDDVIGRPASREELIRLTARYRTSWSLAVRQAERAGWLDVSSARWCRTTPTRAEIMDAVGWAPQPDLDAIRVPPGYSHAVMESWRRYLVSDARAVELLHGQIGLDDLPTRDETDLAP, encoded by the coding sequence ATGACCGAAACCGGCGACTGGACGACAGTCGGCGAGCAGGTACGCCAGACGCGGCTCGGGGCTGGACTTTCTCAGGCCGAGCTGGGGGCGCAACTCGGCCTCGATCGCACGATGATCGCAAAGATCGAGTCAGGTGTTCGACGCGTGGATGCGCTGGAACTGATCCGGCTCGCGACAGCGCTCGACGTACCCATCGATCATCTGCTGCACCGCCGACCAGCAGTGATCTCGCACCGCGCGGAGGTCATCGCCGAGGACACCGACACAGACGCGGCAAGACGTTCTCAACGCCTGGAGATCGCGCTTGCCTCCTGGCTCAGGGACGTCCGCCAACTCCTGGACATCGGCACGCTCACTCTCGTTCCTCCTGTCCGCTACCAAGGCGCTGTTACCTCCGACGATGACGCCCGCACTGCCGCGCGCTGGTTGCGCAACGGGCGGGGCATCGGCACCGAGCCGATCGACACCCTGATGGAGTTCTGCGAGCGCAGCGGCCAGTACGTCCTGATCAGCGACCTGCAGGGCGAAGGCGCATCGATGGTGGACGGCGACCTGGCGGTGTCGGTCGTCAGCGTCGAGGGAGACCCCGGCCGACGGCGAGCCACCGCCGCGCACGAGCTGGGCCACATGGTGTTGGGCGACGAATATTCCAGCGATCTGGCGGTACACGTGTCCCGCGCGGATCGGGAAAGCCTGATCAACGCTTTTGCCGCCGAGTTGCTCCTCCCGGTCGCCGCGTTCGACGACGTCATCGGCCGCCCGGCGTCTCGGGAAGAACTGATCCGCCTCACGGCGCGCTACCGCACGTCGTGGTCGCTTGCGGTACGCCAGGCGGAACGTGCTGGCTGGCTCGACGTGTCGTCGGCACGCTGGTGCCGAACCACGCCAACCCGGGCGGAGATCATGGATGCGGTCGGCTGGGCGCCGCAACCTGACTTGGACGCGATTCGCGTACCGCCGGGTTACTCGCACGCAGTCATGGAGTCGTGGCGCCGCTACCTGGTATCGGATGCCCGCGCGGTCGAACTCCTCCATGGCCAGATTGGCCTGGACGATCTACCAACACGCGACGAGACAGATCTCGCACCGTGA
- a CDS encoding fibronectin type III domain-containing protein, whose amino-acid sequence MSPRRAIAVVAVAALASLLAVSVAHADDGPAISTPGSPTVVANEPHQLTLTWTPSAWVDGQGTGQPINYEVQVPLGPNTYRWLGTTEDTTITLTDLSPGTTYRIAVAARALGGYSDSSAATTVRTVSGRATVSYLNLDWSPTNNQIQYLLRVTNTGTGPLDLSTVQVRYHLRFEGGNTSLVPNCDWAVLGCARIRQTVQFFVPPGGPPSAMSTPAPPNPPPGTPVPGWVELTFTGGTLAPGQSTGPIQLRHHRHSWSAIDERDDPSWLAATGQWTENGRITLDVDGVREFGDTNT is encoded by the coding sequence ATGTCCCCTCGCCGCGCCATCGCCGTCGTAGCCGTCGCCGCGCTGGCGAGCCTGCTCGCCGTCAGCGTCGCCCATGCCGACGACGGCCCGGCGATCAGCACCCCCGGCAGCCCGACCGTGGTGGCCAACGAACCACACCAGCTCACGCTCACCTGGACGCCGTCCGCCTGGGTCGACGGGCAGGGCACCGGGCAGCCCATCAACTACGAGGTGCAGGTGCCGCTGGGCCCCAACACGTACCGCTGGCTCGGCACCACGGAGGACACCACGATCACGCTGACCGACCTGTCGCCCGGCACGACGTACCGCATCGCGGTTGCCGCCCGCGCGCTCGGCGGCTACTCCGACTCCTCGGCCGCCACCACCGTGCGCACGGTCAGCGGTCGCGCGACGGTCAGCTACCTCAATCTCGACTGGTCCCCGACGAACAACCAGATCCAGTACCTCCTGCGGGTCACCAACACGGGCACCGGGCCGCTCGACCTGAGCACTGTGCAGGTGCGCTACCACCTGCGGTTCGAGGGCGGCAACACCTCGCTGGTGCCGAACTGCGACTGGGCGGTGCTGGGCTGCGCCCGGATCCGGCAGACCGTGCAGTTCTTCGTCCCACCGGGTGGGCCGCCGTCGGCGATGTCGACGCCGGCCCCGCCGAATCCCCCGCCGGGCACTCCCGTCCCCGGCTGGGTGGAGCTGACCTTCACCGGTGGGACGCTCGCGCCGGGCCAGTCGACCGGGCCGATCCAGCTACGGCACCACCGGCACAGCTGGAGCGCCATCGACGAGCGGGACGACCCGAGCTGGCTCGCCGCCACCGGTCAGTGGACCGAGAACGGGCGGATCACGCTGGACGTGGACGGGGTACGCGAGTTCGGCGACACGAACACCTGA